In a genomic window of Flavobacterium crassostreae:
- a CDS encoding DUF6095 family protein → MATNKILLSKGIRYLAWSLPLLFIGPSVIYNAFINKQSLWHYLVLAVGIALCIAAVYFMFRGLQTIVKGLFND, encoded by the coding sequence ATGGCTACCAACAAAATACTTTTATCCAAAGGCATACGCTATTTAGCTTGGTCTTTGCCACTACTGTTTATTGGCCCTTCGGTGATCTATAATGCCTTTATAAACAAACAATCGCTATGGCACTATCTTGTATTGGCAGTAGGTATTGCGCTTTGTATTGCAGCAGTTTACTTTATGTTTAGAGGGCTCCAAACCATAGTCAAAGGCTTATTTAACGACTAA
- the murQ gene encoding N-acetylmuramic acid 6-phosphate etherase encodes MTFIKTTEQASKYDNLDQMSVSEILTNINQEDQTVPHAVAKALPQITALVTQIVAKMKLGGRLFYLGAGTSGRLAVVDASECPPTFGVPFDTIVALIAGGDPAIRKAVENAEDNPTQAWKDLQQFHINSKDVVIGIAASGTTPYVIGGIQSCNQNNITTGSISCNANSPLSQTAQFAIDVVVGPEFVTGSSRMKAGTAQKLVLNMISTTTMIQLGKVKGNKMVDMQLSNNKLVDRGIQMIQAEIPVTHEIASKLLKQNGSVRKAIESYLNHK; translated from the coding sequence ATGACATTTATAAAAACCACCGAGCAAGCCTCAAAATACGATAACCTAGACCAAATGTCTGTTTCCGAAATCTTGACCAACATAAACCAAGAAGACCAAACAGTACCTCATGCCGTAGCCAAAGCACTGCCACAAATAACCGCTCTAGTAACCCAAATTGTAGCCAAAATGAAACTAGGCGGTAGGCTCTTTTACCTAGGCGCAGGAACCTCCGGAAGGCTTGCCGTAGTAGACGCCTCCGAATGTCCACCTACATTTGGAGTGCCATTTGACACCATTGTAGCTCTCATTGCCGGTGGCGATCCAGCCATACGCAAAGCCGTAGAAAACGCCGAAGACAACCCAACCCAAGCCTGGAAAGACTTACAACAATTCCACATAAACTCCAAAGACGTAGTTATAGGTATCGCCGCATCTGGCACCACCCCTTATGTAATTGGAGGCATCCAATCCTGCAATCAAAACAACATCACCACAGGCAGCATCTCTTGCAACGCCAATAGTCCACTCTCTCAAACGGCACAATTTGCTATTGATGTAGTTGTAGGCCCCGAATTTGTGACCGGTAGCTCCCGCATGAAAGCAGGAACCGCACAAAAATTAGTATTAAACATGATCTCTACCACCACCATGATACAGCTAGGCAAAGTAAAAGGAAACAAAATGGTAGACATGCAGTTGAGCAACAACAAACTTGTAGATCGAGGCATCCAAATGATTCAGGCCGAAATTCCAGTAACCCACGAAATAGCTTCCAAATTATTAAAACAAAATGGTAGCGTCAGAAAAGCAATAGAATCTTATTTAAACCATAAATAG
- a CDS encoding DJ-1/PfpI family protein codes for MKIRILLLTILLLSQTVSAQNNKILFVMSAADTLELNNGKKLRQTGVFLNEFYLAYKSVIQAGYTVDFATPNGITATIDNQSSNAKYWKNNLEMKDEALLFTQTDCLFNNPKTLEKAVETKADYIGLVIPGGQGLMVDLTNDANIPILLTHFAKTKKPTGLICHAPSLLLTIPMAENPYIGFEVNSVSPLEEFIIEHFIMKGKPKNRKIAQQLKKMGLKYKHKLPKSNFSIKDRNLVTSQNPFSGAAFNTLYLEALTEYLNENPVTKNTPE; via the coding sequence ATGAAAATCCGAATTCTACTACTTACAATACTACTTTTGTCCCAAACAGTTTCTGCACAAAACAACAAAATATTATTTGTTATGAGCGCAGCAGACACCTTAGAACTAAACAACGGAAAAAAGCTTAGACAAACAGGTGTTTTTTTGAATGAATTTTATCTTGCCTACAAATCCGTCATCCAGGCTGGATACACCGTAGATTTTGCAACCCCAAATGGAATTACAGCAACAATTGACAACCAAAGCAGCAATGCTAAATATTGGAAAAACAACCTAGAGATGAAAGACGAAGCCTTACTTTTCACCCAAACAGATTGCTTATTTAACAATCCAAAAACACTCGAAAAAGCAGTAGAAACAAAAGCAGATTATATCGGTTTGGTAATCCCTGGTGGTCAAGGCTTGATGGTTGATTTAACAAACGATGCTAACATACCTATTTTGTTAACGCATTTTGCAAAAACAAAAAAACCAACTGGACTCATTTGTCATGCTCCAAGTCTGCTACTTACCATACCCATGGCAGAAAACCCATACATTGGTTTTGAAGTGAATTCCGTATCGCCACTTGAGGAGTTTATTATTGAACACTTCATCATGAAGGGAAAACCAAAAAACAGAAAAATAGCTCAACAATTGAAAAAAATGGGCTTAAAATACAAACACAAATTACCCAAATCAAACTTTTCAATAAAAGACCGAAATCTAGTAACCAGTCAAAATCCATTTTCTGGAGCAGCATTTAACACCCTTTACTTAGAGGCATTAACAGAGTATTTAAACGAGAATCCAGTAACAAAAAATACTCCCGAATAA
- a CDS encoding ZIP family metal transporter: protein MNYLLPLLSVLLGYVIALVLQPKNKTNLKLLLAFSGSFLLSLTVMHLLPEIYQTNHPNIGIFIMLGILFQIILEFFSKGAEHGHVHGKPHMAHIPWLLFISLCLHAFLEGFPVSHHHDLAIGIAIHHLPIAIILTTFFIHAKLNQKAIFAFMITFATMTPLGTIAANYLPLLRNYHTELTAIVIGILFHISSTIIFESSEGHKFNIAKVSMIVLGILMAYFL from the coding sequence ATGAATTATCTATTACCCCTACTCTCGGTACTGCTCGGATACGTAATTGCATTGGTGTTACAACCCAAAAACAAAACCAACCTCAAACTATTACTCGCCTTTAGCGGTTCCTTTTTGCTATCCCTAACCGTAATGCATTTACTGCCAGAGATATACCAAACAAACCATCCAAATATCGGGATCTTTATCATGCTCGGCATATTATTCCAAATCATTCTCGAATTTTTCTCCAAAGGAGCAGAACACGGCCATGTACACGGCAAACCCCACATGGCGCACATCCCCTGGTTACTCTTTATCAGCCTATGTTTGCACGCCTTTCTAGAAGGCTTTCCAGTAAGCCACCACCACGATTTAGCCATCGGAATTGCCATACACCATTTGCCCATAGCCATCATCCTGACCACCTTTTTTATCCATGCCAAACTCAACCAAAAAGCCATATTTGCCTTCATGATCACCTTTGCCACCATGACCCCTTTGGGCACCATTGCCGCAAACTATCTGCCCCTATTGCGCAATTACCACACCGAACTCACCGCCATAGTCATCGGAATACTCTTTCACATCTCCTCCACCATTATTTTTGAAAGCAGTGAAGGACACAAATTCAACATCGCCAAAGTATCCATGATAGTATTAGGCATCCTGATGGCCTATTTTTTATAA
- a CDS encoding cytochrome-c peroxidase: MKLLKFSTLRAIFLYSLLVFLASCKKETAYEEVSSFKKLEKIYKTELVQTATTLDQLNKEITVTEKQQKYREARKHFKMAESILAFTDSDSYTFLNQPNILKIEEEDFTDIKIKEPRGFQVIEELLFADTIDQDALKKQVTITSTRLKFLHKNQTLQFLKKHHILWILRDAIHRVALTGITGFDSPVLENSLEESQTVYQSLLVILDVFKSEFKDPSLYSQWTKQLEKDIAFLGKSNFKDLDRYVFIKNHTQETLKIWNKTVTDWKVTFPFKQPFNYQTSDLFSDKTFNLLYFTNQNGDAVTADKIALGKLLFEDSSLSKQKNMSCASCHKEALYFTDGLAKSAGATRNSPTLFYAAFQKGFFHDNRAASLEGQVVDVVNNPAEFHLSLNDLEARVKEKTVYKAAFNKAYNQEISNDLIRNAIASYIMSLSPFNSKFDLNMQGKQNTLTQSEIHGFNLFAGKAKCATCHFAPLFNGLVPTRFKESEVESIGVPKTKDTIHPEIDPDLGRYGVYKTQERKHFFKTPTIRNIAKTAPYMHNGVYTTLEEVMTFYNNGGGRGLGIDVPHQTLASDSLKLSKQEIKDLIAFMKTLTDTY, translated from the coding sequence ATGAAACTATTGAAATTCAGTACCCTAAGGGCTATATTTTTATATAGCCTTTTGGTTTTTTTGGCAAGTTGTAAAAAAGAAACGGCCTATGAGGAGGTATCATCGTTTAAAAAATTAGAAAAAATATATAAGACAGAATTAGTACAAACAGCAACTACTTTAGACCAATTAAATAAAGAAATAACCGTCACAGAAAAACAACAGAAATACCGAGAGGCCAGAAAACATTTCAAAATGGCCGAATCTATTTTGGCATTTACGGACTCGGATAGCTATACTTTTTTGAACCAACCCAATATTTTAAAAATAGAGGAGGAAGATTTTACAGACATAAAAATCAAAGAACCCAGAGGCTTCCAGGTTATAGAAGAACTATTGTTTGCGGACACAATAGACCAAGATGCACTAAAAAAGCAAGTGACCATTACCAGTACGCGGCTTAAATTTTTGCATAAAAACCAAACACTTCAGTTTTTAAAAAAACACCATATTCTTTGGATTTTGCGGGATGCAATACACCGTGTGGCTTTAACAGGGATTACTGGTTTTGATTCTCCGGTTCTAGAAAACTCCCTCGAAGAGAGCCAAACCGTGTACCAGTCTTTGTTGGTAATCCTGGATGTTTTTAAAAGCGAATTTAAGGATCCATCCTTATATAGTCAATGGACAAAACAACTAGAAAAGGATATTGCTTTTTTGGGTAAATCTAATTTTAAAGATTTGGATCGTTACGTTTTTATAAAAAACCATACGCAAGAAACGCTCAAAATATGGAATAAAACCGTTACAGATTGGAAGGTTACTTTTCCGTTCAAGCAACCATTTAATTATCAAACATCCGATTTGTTTTCCGACAAAACGTTCAACTTGTTGTATTTTACCAACCAGAATGGAGATGCAGTAACTGCAGATAAGATCGCATTGGGCAAACTTCTTTTTGAAGATAGCTCTTTATCCAAACAAAAAAACATGAGTTGTGCTTCGTGTCATAAAGAGGCGCTATATTTTACGGACGGATTAGCAAAATCAGCAGGAGCAACACGTAACTCTCCAACGTTGTTTTATGCGGCTTTTCAGAAAGGTTTTTTTCATGATAACCGAGCAGCAAGTCTAGAAGGCCAAGTGGTGGATGTAGTTAACAATCCAGCAGAATTTCATTTGTCTTTAAATGATTTAGAAGCTCGTGTCAAAGAAAAAACGGTCTACAAAGCTGCTTTCAATAAAGCCTACAATCAAGAGATTAGTAATGATTTAATTAGAAACGCCATTGCTTCCTACATTATGTCTTTGAGTCCATTTAATTCTAAATTCGATCTCAATATGCAAGGCAAACAAAATACCTTAACCCAAAGTGAGATTCATGGTTTTAATCTTTTTGCTGGCAAAGCCAAATGCGCAACCTGTCATTTTGCTCCTTTGTTTAATGGTTTAGTGCCTACTAGGTTTAAAGAGTCTGAGGTAGAATCCATAGGAGTGCCTAAAACTAAAGACACCATTCATCCAGAAATAGATCCTGATTTGGGACGCTATGGAGTGTATAAAACGCAGGAGAGAAAACATTTTTTTAAGACTCCAACAATCCGGAATATTGCAAAAACAGCACCCTATATGCACAATGGAGTGTATACAACCTTAGAAGAAGTAATGACTTTTTATAATAATGGAGGTGGGAGAGGGTTAGGTATTGATGTGCCACATCAAACCTTAGCCTCGGATTCTTTAAAGCTGTCCAAACAAGAAATAAAAGATCTGATTGCTTTTATGAAAACACTGACCGATACGTATTAG
- a CDS encoding pentapeptide repeat-containing protein, which produces MEALLHIQKTFDKVSYSNQKVSNREFEDCVFKNCDFSTTHFSNCTFIDCQFIACNLSLMQLHGTDLKTVAFIRCKLMGVAFDACNDFLFQVNFQDCILDYTSFANKKMAKTKFIKSTLKEANFTGCNLSYALFEDCNLENALFNNTELKEANFLTAYNYKIDPEYNPMKKAQFATQGLPGLLDKYQILIQ; this is translated from the coding sequence ATGGAAGCACTACTACACATACAAAAGACCTTTGACAAAGTGAGCTACAGCAACCAAAAAGTGAGCAACCGAGAGTTTGAAGATTGTGTTTTTAAAAATTGTGATTTTTCTACTACCCATTTTTCCAACTGTACTTTTATAGATTGCCAATTTATAGCCTGCAACCTCTCTTTAATGCAACTCCATGGCACGGATCTAAAAACCGTTGCCTTTATTCGTTGCAAACTGATGGGAGTTGCCTTTGATGCATGCAATGATTTTTTATTTCAAGTTAATTTTCAAGATTGCATCCTGGACTACACCTCTTTTGCCAACAAAAAAATGGCCAAAACTAAATTTATAAAATCCACCCTAAAAGAAGCCAATTTTACGGGTTGCAATTTATCCTACGCCTTGTTTGAGGACTGCAATTTAGAAAATGCCCTATTTAACAACACCGAACTCAAAGAAGCCAACTTTCTGACCGCATATAATTATAAAATAGATCCCGAATACAACCCCATGAAAAAAGCACAGTTTGCTACTCAAGGGCTACCAGGACTTTTAGACAAATACCAAATCCTAATTCAATAA
- a CDS encoding DNA topoisomerase IV: MPTLFNKKNRLKLVPLTLVLLMVSCYPVERNCKDFKTGKFKFEHEIDGIKKTTFLERNDSIQIETFEGKTDTASIRWVNDCEYILQKLHPKNMAEKKALNMKILTTTKNTYTFEFGMVGVAQKQKGTVTKLD, translated from the coding sequence ATGCCAACTCTCTTTAATAAAAAAAACAGACTCAAATTAGTCCCTCTTACGTTAGTACTCTTAATGGTTTCTTGTTATCCGGTAGAACGTAATTGCAAGGATTTTAAAACCGGAAAATTTAAATTTGAGCACGAGATAGATGGCATAAAAAAAACCACATTTTTGGAACGAAATGACAGCATCCAGATTGAAACTTTTGAAGGCAAAACAGATACCGCCTCCATACGCTGGGTAAATGATTGCGAATATATATTACAAAAGTTGCATCCAAAAAACATGGCCGAAAAAAAAGCCCTCAACATGAAAATTTTGACCACTACCAAAAACACCTACACCTTTGAGTTTGGAATGGTGGGAGTAGCCCAAAAACAAAAAGGAACCGTAACCAAATTAGACTAA
- a CDS encoding DUF6048 family protein has protein sequence MKHILKYFFSICLVFLVLVSSAQKTNTPNGSAVLPTTLSKSTNKDAKTITDTNTVAKTTRYGLRLGVDLFKISRSLYDKNYKGIEFTGDYRVTKKYFIAAELGNENKTTTDDRVHFATKGSYLKVGFDYNGYQNWLDMENSIYVGLRYGFSSFNQQLYSYKIYNATPYFAEVQNSVSGQNYDGLTASWAEVVAGIKAKVFNNVFVGFSLRLNSLISNKKPANFDNLYIPGFNRTYNGSFGVGFNYSVSYLIPIYKKNVRSPK, from the coding sequence ATGAAACACATCTTGAAATATTTTTTTAGCATTTGCCTTGTTTTTTTAGTATTGGTCAGCAGTGCCCAAAAAACCAATACTCCCAACGGTAGTGCGGTGTTGCCTACAACACTTTCTAAATCCACCAACAAGGATGCTAAGACCATCACAGACACCAATACTGTTGCTAAAACAACTAGATATGGATTGCGTCTGGGTGTTGATTTATTTAAAATTAGCCGCTCTTTGTATGACAAAAATTACAAAGGGATCGAGTTTACGGGAGATTATAGAGTAACCAAAAAATATTTTATAGCCGCTGAATTAGGTAACGAAAACAAAACCACTACGGACGATCGGGTGCATTTTGCTACCAAAGGCAGTTACCTAAAGGTTGGTTTTGATTATAATGGCTATCAAAACTGGCTGGATATGGAAAACAGTATTTATGTGGGTTTGCGTTATGGTTTTAGTTCTTTTAATCAACAGCTCTACAGCTACAAAATTTATAATGCAACCCCTTATTTTGCGGAAGTTCAAAACAGTGTTTCTGGACAAAACTACGATGGTCTCACTGCAAGCTGGGCAGAAGTGGTTGCCGGTATTAAAGCCAAGGTTTTCAACAACGTTTTTGTAGGATTTAGTCTAAGGCTTAACAGCCTAATCAGCAACAAAAAACCTGCTAATTTTGACAATCTTTATATTCCGGGTTTTAACAGAACCTATAACGGAAGTTTTGGAGTGGGTTTTAATTATAGTGTTTCTTATTTAATACCTATATACAAAAAGAACGTTAGGAGCCCAAAATAG
- a CDS encoding TerC family protein, protein MEVFLNPDAWIALLTLTFLEIVLGIDNIIFISIATGKLPPESRKKATKIGMFLAMFMRIALLFGINLLIQMKEPWFSIHLSWFSAAITGQSIILFLGGLFLIYKSTSEIHEKVDEKGLEEKELGKAATKSFQSVLIQIIMIDMVFSFDSILTAVGMTNGVAGALYIMITAVVISVLIMMQFAVPVGNFVNKHPSIQILGLSFLILIGMMLLTESAHLSGALIFGSHVTPVPKGYLYFAITFSLFVEVLNMKMSKKNN, encoded by the coding sequence ATGGAAGTATTTTTGAATCCCGACGCGTGGATAGCCCTACTAACGCTAACTTTTTTAGAAATAGTACTCGGAATTGACAACATCATTTTTATTTCGATAGCCACCGGTAAACTCCCACCCGAAAGCCGAAAAAAAGCTACCAAAATAGGCATGTTTTTGGCTATGTTTATGAGAATTGCTCTTTTGTTTGGAATCAATCTGTTAATCCAAATGAAAGAACCTTGGTTTTCCATCCATCTGAGTTGGTTTTCTGCGGCAATAACCGGTCAAAGTATCATTTTGTTTTTAGGAGGCTTGTTTTTAATTTACAAAAGTACCAGCGAGATTCATGAAAAAGTAGATGAAAAAGGGCTTGAAGAAAAAGAATTAGGAAAAGCAGCTACAAAATCCTTTCAGAGTGTTTTGATACAAATCATTATGATAGACATGGTCTTTTCGTTTGACAGCATCCTAACTGCCGTAGGGATGACAAATGGGGTTGCAGGAGCACTATACATTATGATTACTGCTGTGGTTATTTCGGTTTTGATAATGATGCAATTTGCAGTACCAGTAGGTAATTTTGTAAACAAACACCCTTCTATACAAATTTTGGGTCTTTCTTTTTTAATCTTAATTGGAATGATGCTACTTACAGAAAGTGCTCATTTATCTGGTGCACTTATTTTCGGAAGTCATGTTACTCCCGTACCCAAAGGCTATTTATATTTTGCTATTACATTTTCGCTTTTTGTAGAAGTACTAAACATGAAAATGTCTAAAAAAAACAACTAA
- a CDS encoding class I SAM-dependent DNA methyltransferase, whose product MSEQQKATPVNPPTATATWFGSWFDSPYYHILYKDRNYNEAQLFMDNLTQYLNLPEKAKVLDLACGKGRHSIYLNQLGYNVLGADLSENSIAQASQHTNAQLQFKVHDMRQPFDEKFDAIFNLFTSFGYFENEQDNLTTLQAIRASLTDTGFAVIDFMNVTKVLQTLVPEETKTVDGIDFNLKRYLKDGYIYKEIHFTDQGQEFHYTEKVKALTLADFETLMEQAGIYLLDLFGDYKLKKFYQNQSDRLIMLFK is encoded by the coding sequence ATGTCCGAACAACAAAAAGCAACTCCAGTAAATCCCCCAACAGCTACAGCCACTTGGTTCGGTTCTTGGTTTGATTCCCCTTATTACCACATTCTGTACAAAGACAGAAATTATAACGAAGCCCAGCTCTTCATGGACAACCTAACCCAGTATTTAAACCTACCCGAAAAAGCAAAAGTTTTGGATTTAGCCTGCGGCAAAGGACGCCATTCTATTTACCTCAACCAACTAGGCTACAATGTTTTGGGCGCAGACCTCTCCGAAAACAGCATTGCACAAGCCAGCCAACACACCAATGCCCAGTTGCAATTTAAAGTGCACGACATGCGCCAACCCTTTGACGAAAAATTTGACGCCATATTTAACCTCTTTACCAGCTTTGGCTACTTTGAAAACGAGCAAGACAACCTCACCACCTTGCAGGCCATCCGAGCCAGTTTAACAGACACCGGATTTGCAGTAATCGATTTTATGAACGTTACCAAAGTACTCCAAACACTGGTCCCCGAAGAGACAAAAACCGTAGACGGAATCGATTTTAATTTAAAACGCTACCTAAAAGACGGATACATTTACAAAGAAATACACTTTACCGACCAAGGCCAAGAATTTCATTACACCGAGAAAGTAAAAGCCCTAACCCTAGCAGACTTTGAAACCCTCATGGAACAAGCCGGAATATATCTTTTAGACCTATTTGGAGATTACAAATTAAAAAAGTTTTACCAAAACCAAAGCGACCGATTAATAATGCTCTTTAAATAA
- a CDS encoding THUMP domain-containing class I SAM-dependent RNA methyltransferase, whose amino-acid sequence MEDNFKMVAKTFFGFEEILAKELLQLGAQEVEQGVRMVRFKGDKGFMYKANLSLRTALKILKPIYSFKANNEQALYKGILGVNWSRYINANQTFVIDATVHSDAFNHSEFVSQKCKDAIVDQFRERTGQRPSIDKAHPDLRINIHIDRDQVSVALDTSGNSLHQRGYRTATNIAPINEVLAAGVLLLSGWDGQGDFLDPMCGSGTFLAEAAMIACNIPANINRKEFAFEKWRDWDNDLFDSITASLLKRVREFHYTIKGYDKAPSAVQKAKENIKNANLDEYITIAEQNFFDSEKTTQGKLHMVFNPPYDERLDIHMEEFYKNIGDTLKKNYPGTDAWFITGNLDALKFVGLRPSRKIKLFNASIEARLVKYEMYEGSKRTKFQNTIPAE is encoded by the coding sequence ATGGAAGACAATTTTAAGATGGTAGCCAAAACTTTTTTTGGTTTTGAAGAAATATTAGCAAAAGAGTTGCTACAACTAGGTGCTCAAGAGGTAGAGCAAGGAGTAAGAATGGTGCGTTTTAAAGGAGATAAAGGGTTTATGTATAAGGCAAATTTGTCTTTGCGTACGGCTTTAAAAATTTTAAAACCTATTTATTCGTTTAAAGCAAATAATGAACAGGCTTTGTATAAAGGAATATTGGGGGTCAATTGGTCTCGGTATATTAATGCCAACCAAACCTTTGTGATTGATGCAACGGTACACTCGGATGCTTTTAACCACTCGGAGTTTGTTTCTCAAAAATGCAAAGATGCCATTGTGGATCAGTTCCGAGAGCGCACAGGTCAAAGACCAAGTATTGATAAGGCACACCCGGATTTAAGGATCAATATTCATATTGATAGAGATCAGGTTTCGGTAGCTTTGGATACCTCTGGCAATTCTTTGCACCAGCGAGGTTACCGTACTGCTACTAATATTGCTCCTATAAACGAGGTGCTTGCTGCTGGGGTTTTGTTGCTATCGGGATGGGATGGACAAGGAGATTTTTTGGATCCCATGTGTGGTTCTGGAACCTTTTTGGCAGAGGCCGCTATGATTGCGTGTAACATTCCGGCCAATATAAATAGAAAAGAATTTGCTTTTGAAAAATGGAGAGACTGGGATAATGACCTATTTGATAGCATTACCGCTAGTTTGCTCAAAAGGGTACGGGAGTTTCATTATACCATCAAAGGATATGACAAAGCACCCTCTGCGGTCCAAAAAGCCAAAGAAAATATAAAAAATGCCAATCTAGACGAGTATATCACCATTGCGGAGCAAAACTTTTTTGATTCTGAAAAAACCACACAAGGAAAACTGCATATGGTATTTAATCCTCCTTATGATGAGAGGTTGGATATACACATGGAAGAATTTTATAAAAATATTGGGGATACTCTCAAGAAAAATTACCCGGGCACCGATGCTTGGTTTATTACCGGAAATCTGGATGCTTTAAAATTTGTAGGATTGCGTCCTTCTAGAAAAATAAAACTCTTTAATGCAAGTATTGAAGCACGTTTGGTAAAATACGAAATGTACGAAGGCAGCAAAAGAACCAAGTTTCAAAACACAATCCCCGCCGAATAG
- a CDS encoding Crp/Fnr family transcriptional regulator — translation MEALQLYLETLIAFTEKEKAVFLSLFSEIQLKKKEYFAIESEFSSKLAFISTGVMRAFFRNKSGNEYNKTFFTASQFVAAYAFITTRQQNVINIQCLTDCTLLIADFRQLTSLYTQYPKFESLARIMAEYKFAIKEKREIELVTIDAKERYTIFKKEHPDLENLINQYHIASYLGITPTQLSRIRSQKQKSLPM, via the coding sequence ATGGAGGCACTACAACTATATTTAGAAACATTAATCGCTTTTACAGAAAAAGAAAAAGCAGTATTCCTTTCCTTATTTTCTGAAATCCAACTCAAAAAGAAAGAATATTTTGCCATAGAGTCCGAATTTTCATCAAAATTAGCTTTTATTTCAACCGGAGTAATGCGTGCTTTTTTTCGTAATAAATCCGGGAACGAATACAACAAAACCTTCTTTACAGCTTCCCAATTTGTAGCAGCATACGCATTCATAACAACAAGACAACAAAACGTAATCAACATCCAATGCTTAACCGACTGCACGCTATTAATTGCAGATTTTAGACAACTCACCTCACTTTATACACAATATCCAAAATTTGAAAGCCTTGCCCGAATTATGGCAGAATACAAATTTGCCATAAAAGAAAAAAGAGAAATTGAACTTGTAACCATTGATGCAAAAGAACGCTACACTATCTTCAAAAAAGAACATCCAGACTTAGAAAACCTAATAAACCAATACCATATTGCTTCCTATTTAGGTATTACACCAACCCAATTAAGTCGTATAAGGAGCCAAAAACAAAAATCTTTACCTATGTAA
- a CDS encoding SDR family oxidoreductase has product MKLDQNKILITGATSGIGRELTERFCLLNNQIIAVGRNEIKLKELEKFDSRITTFKCDITSKSELNQLVAHIKQKHQDLNVLINSAGIQYNQNLLDPTYTLKKIEKEVLTNLTSPIKLITLLLPVLQKNSNAAIVTISSGLAIVPKAKAAVYCGTKAAIHIFSKSLRYQSNKIKVFEILPPLVNTEMTKGRGAKKITVKRLVDEFIKAFKNNKYEVNIHKVKLLRIINRISPKIADRIMKGSII; this is encoded by the coding sequence ATGAAATTAGACCAAAACAAGATTCTCATCACAGGAGCCACTTCAGGAATTGGCAGAGAATTAACTGAGAGATTCTGCCTATTAAACAATCAAATAATCGCTGTTGGTAGAAATGAAATCAAATTAAAAGAACTCGAAAAGTTTGACAGCAGAATCACCACTTTCAAATGTGATATTACCTCAAAATCCGAATTAAACCAACTTGTAGCCCATATAAAACAAAAACACCAAGACCTCAATGTGTTAATAAACAGCGCTGGTATTCAATACAATCAAAACCTATTGGATCCAACCTACACGCTAAAAAAAATTGAAAAGGAAGTCCTTACAAACCTCACTTCCCCCATAAAACTCATTACTTTGTTACTTCCGGTGCTGCAAAAAAATTCTAACGCAGCTATTGTTACCATTTCTTCCGGTTTAGCCATTGTTCCCAAAGCCAAAGCAGCCGTATATTGTGGAACCAAAGCAGCAATTCATATTTTTTCAAAGTCATTACGATACCAATCCAACAAAATAAAAGTATTTGAAATACTCCCACCTTTAGTAAATACGGAAATGACCAAAGGAAGAGGAGCCAAGAAAATTACTGTCAAAAGATTGGTGGATGAATTTATAAAAGCCTTTAAAAACAATAAATATGAAGTAAATATTCATAAAGTAAAACTATTGAGAATCATAAATAGAATTAGCCCAAAAATTGCCGATCGAATAATGAAAGGCAGCATAATTTAA